From the genome of Rarobacter incanus, one region includes:
- a CDS encoding AAA family ATPase encodes MKNCGFFENYQWDTKLPDLARINVIYGPNGTGKTSLAGAFDGLRNAVDAVGFRRFSLSIDDDVVQTMGGNDDDLVDRIHVFSEHYVARSRNFTAGSADVPDLLTIGESPPTQSAS; translated from the coding sequence ATGAAGAACTGTGGATTCTTCGAGAATTACCAGTGGGACACGAAGCTGCCCGACCTCGCACGTATCAACGTCATCTATGGACCGAACGGTACAGGCAAGACCTCGCTGGCCGGGGCCTTTGACGGACTACGAAATGCGGTAGACGCCGTAGGATTTCGACGTTTCTCTTTGTCAATTGACGACGACGTAGTGCAAACGATGGGAGGCAACGACGACGATTTGGTTGATCGAATCCACGTCTTTAGCGAGCATTATGTTGCACGTAGCCGCAACTTCACCGCGGGTAGCGCTGATGTGCCCGACTTGCTGACAATCGGAGAAAGCCCGCCGACGCAGAGCGCCAGCTAG
- a CDS encoding type I restriction endonuclease subunit R, EcoR124 family, with protein MKPRALHLDLYAEFRKDKDADKEQIDDDVVFEIELIKQVEINVDYILMLVAKYRAQRGDGDDKEIRAEITRAVDASPTLRNKKDLIEDFVDSLSVDGEIDQEWNAFITAKCEAELDTIITDESLRPEATRVFVETAFRDGQLRTSGTTITKILPPVSRFAAGGGHGEKKQRMIHRLGAFFERFFGLGAGGGD; from the coding sequence ATTAAACCCAGGGCGCTTCACCTCGACCTGTACGCGGAATTCCGCAAGGACAAGGACGCCGACAAGGAACAGATCGACGACGACGTCGTCTTCGAGATCGAGTTGATCAAGCAGGTCGAGATCAACGTCGACTACATCCTCATGCTCGTGGCCAAGTACCGCGCCCAGCGCGGGGACGGAGACGATAAAGAGATCCGCGCCGAGATCACCCGCGCCGTGGACGCCAGCCCGACCCTGCGCAACAAGAAGGACCTCATCGAGGATTTCGTCGACTCACTCTCGGTGGACGGTGAGATCGATCAGGAATGGAACGCGTTCATCACCGCCAAGTGTGAGGCCGAACTAGACACGATCATCACCGATGAGAGCCTGCGCCCCGAAGCGACCCGCGTATTCGTCGAGACCGCGTTCCGAGACGGACAACTGCGCACCAGCGGCACCACGATCACGAAGATACTGCCGCCGGTGTCGCGGTTCGCCGCAGGCGGCGGCCACGGCGAGAAGAAACAACGCATGATCCACAGGCTCGGCGCGTTCTTCGAACGGTTCTTCGGGCTGGGTGCCGGGGGCGGAGACTGA
- a CDS encoding Abi family protein: MAESKQFKTYAQQLALLEQRGMTIEDPASAEALLRQLNYYRLSGYWHPMRRFDPATGQSLDEFRPGASFNLVHELYLFDEQLRHVALGSLARIELAVRALLGHELGAIDPFIHLKPELLGAPAHQVVSKQGDTRYEVWLKKYETALLTSREDFVAHHENMYGGKLPIWAAVEVMDWGTLSHLYGMAPGRARNPVADACGLRAPQLESWLKSLNIVRNYSAHHARLFNRVFDIKPRLSDDSRLAVAKGSENRVFTQLTLIQYLHHELNLSAATDLPALLVTYPENEIVPFKRIGALEGWQNSDLWSLR; encoded by the coding sequence ATGGCAGAATCCAAGCAGTTCAAGACATACGCGCAGCAGCTTGCGCTTCTTGAACAGCGCGGCATGACCATCGAAGACCCAGCCTCAGCAGAAGCGCTGCTGCGCCAGCTCAACTACTATCGTCTCTCTGGCTACTGGCACCCCATGCGGAGATTTGATCCCGCCACGGGGCAGAGTCTGGATGAGTTTCGTCCGGGTGCGTCATTCAATCTTGTTCACGAGCTGTATTTGTTCGACGAGCAACTCCGACATGTCGCTTTAGGTTCGCTTGCGCGGATCGAGCTGGCAGTTCGGGCACTACTCGGGCACGAACTCGGTGCAATAGATCCATTCATCCACTTGAAACCGGAACTGCTGGGAGCGCCCGCCCATCAGGTCGTTTCGAAGCAGGGCGACACTCGCTACGAAGTGTGGTTGAAGAAATACGAGACGGCGCTGCTTACTTCACGCGAAGATTTCGTTGCCCATCACGAGAACATGTACGGTGGCAAGCTGCCGATCTGGGCGGCTGTCGAAGTGATGGACTGGGGCACCCTTTCTCATCTCTATGGCATGGCACCAGGGCGCGCACGAAACCCAGTAGCTGACGCGTGTGGGTTAAGAGCGCCACAACTTGAGTCTTGGTTGAAGTCATTGAATATCGTGCGGAACTACTCCGCGCACCATGCCCGGCTGTTCAACCGTGTTTTCGATATCAAACCAAGGCTCAGTGACGATTCACGGCTGGCTGTTGCTAAAGGCAGCGAGAACCGTGTTTTCACCCAACTCACGCTGATCCAGTATCTGCACCATGAGCTGAATCTGTCAGCAGCCACCGACTTACCGGCCTTGTTGGTGACATACCCAGAGAACGAGATCGTACCGTTCAAGCGAATCGGTGCACTCGAGGGCTGGCAGAACTCTGACCTCTGGTCCCTGCGCTAA
- a CDS encoding 2,3-butanediol dehydrogenase → MKAIRYYGKQDVRYEDVPDPVLQPGTVKIKPAWCGICGSDLHLYFEGPIPPAPTDSQPHPLSGETLPVVFGHEFSGVVTEVADDVSGLSVGDHVVVEPFMVCGQCPACKAGMYNCCEKMGFIGISGRGGGLSEAIVVEQRWVHHIGDIPLDQAALIEPLSVAGHGVRLSGAKAGDVAVVGGAGPIGLLAAAVLKAIGVTTIVSEVSQARKDKALSSGVADYVVDPAKEDLHARVMELTGGAGADVALECAGVPVVFDALLDALRPGGRLQVIALFSHNPTLDMGSLLYLERNIGGTMGYCNDHERMIKLVQDGKIDLSQFITKRIKAQDIVRDGYEFLAANKDTQVKIIAEM, encoded by the coding sequence ATGAAGGCCATTCGGTATTACGGTAAGCAGGACGTGCGTTACGAGGACGTCCCGGACCCCGTTCTGCAACCCGGAACCGTCAAAATCAAGCCAGCGTGGTGCGGTATCTGCGGGTCCGACCTGCACCTTTACTTCGAGGGGCCAATCCCCCCGGCGCCCACGGATTCCCAACCGCACCCACTATCGGGTGAGACGCTTCCGGTCGTGTTTGGGCACGAGTTTTCCGGCGTCGTCACCGAAGTGGCCGACGATGTGAGCGGCCTGTCCGTTGGCGATCACGTCGTCGTTGAGCCGTTCATGGTGTGTGGGCAGTGCCCGGCATGTAAGGCGGGGATGTACAACTGTTGCGAGAAGATGGGATTCATTGGGATATCGGGGCGCGGCGGCGGCCTATCGGAGGCGATCGTTGTCGAGCAAAGGTGGGTGCACCACATCGGTGACATCCCCCTTGATCAGGCGGCCTTGATCGAACCGCTGTCGGTTGCTGGCCACGGCGTGCGGCTGTCGGGGGCTAAGGCTGGCGACGTGGCGGTCGTGGGAGGGGCGGGGCCGATCGGGTTGCTGGCGGCCGCGGTCTTGAAGGCAATCGGGGTTACCACGATCGTTTCCGAGGTCTCGCAGGCCCGCAAGGACAAGGCCTTGTCCAGCGGCGTTGCCGACTACGTTGTTGACCCCGCCAAGGAAGACCTGCACGCGCGGGTCATGGAGTTGACCGGCGGCGCCGGGGCCGATGTGGCGCTGGAATGTGCCGGGGTGCCGGTCGTCTTCGATGCCCTGTTGGACGCGTTGCGTCCGGGCGGGAGGCTGCAAGTGATCGCGCTGTTTAGCCACAATCCAACGCTCGACATGGGTTCGCTGCTGTACCTGGAGCGCAACATCGGCGGAACCATGGGGTACTGCAATGACCACGAGCGGATGATCAAGCTGGTCCAAGATGGCAAGATCGACCTTTCGCAGTTCATTACCAAGCGGATCAAGGCGCAGGATATTGTGCGCGACGGGTATGAGTTCCTAGCAGCCAACAAGGACACGCAGGTCAAGATCATCGCCGAAATGTGA
- a CDS encoding ATP-binding cassette domain-containing protein has product MPHIPQLLVPASDPPSPAIQIASLSHSFATLAGIRRALADVTFTVGPGATVALIGENGSGKSTLLRAAVGALSPDAGTVLRPQVGYLPQEVDELAWDTFGDALDAALAPAREAVREVERASSMIATRPGDAIAERRLATAIDRADALRAWTSDADLGAMLAGLGLAEIAPARTLRSLSGGQRRRLALVLTLAWRPCGLIMDEPTNHLDQPACEYLASVISDWPGPVLFASHDRAFIGQAATAIVDLDQVAVGRGAHRLPDELRPGRPAGDGGIWYGGTIEQYLQDKRAKRAAWQVRYEEEQAELGRLRRASGTAARRVSHRRAATDNDKFVTKYRAARTEAEVSKRVRSVESKLVALEAAQVPRPPSQLRLQLEPAGDGFGGDRVRRGRVSESGAGGGGLDASAARAARPAEARAARQPAGAQSRTLLWADDLLIPGIAAPRLDLRASTGDRVAVMAGTRLLITGANGTGKSTLLHALAGDELPPGSTGVVGRAERVRVGLLEQETPLGAESRSARVLVELAAGEGASSAQNLGALIAPRDADRPVRELSIGQQRRVLLAMVISQNPDVLLLDEPTNHLSIPLIDDLVIAFQDWPGALVVASHDPWLQSAWTGQRINLDWPPQNG; this is encoded by the coding sequence ATGCCCCACATCCCTCAACTTTTGGTCCCCGCATCAGATCCACCATCGCCGGCGATCCAGATCGCAAGCCTTTCCCATAGTTTTGCCACCCTCGCCGGCATTCGCCGCGCCCTCGCCGACGTCACATTCACCGTCGGCCCCGGTGCGACGGTCGCGTTGATCGGCGAAAATGGATCCGGGAAGTCGACGCTGCTCAGGGCGGCAGTCGGTGCCCTCAGTCCCGACGCGGGTACCGTGTTGCGACCGCAGGTCGGATACCTGCCGCAGGAAGTCGACGAACTTGCCTGGGATACCTTCGGTGACGCGCTCGACGCGGCGCTTGCGCCCGCGCGTGAGGCCGTGCGCGAGGTGGAGCGGGCCTCGTCCATGATCGCCACCCGGCCCGGCGACGCGATCGCGGAACGTAGACTGGCAACAGCGATCGACCGCGCCGACGCGCTGCGGGCGTGGACTAGCGACGCCGATTTGGGGGCAATGCTGGCTGGGCTGGGGCTTGCGGAAATTGCGCCCGCGCGGACTCTGCGGAGCCTTTCAGGCGGTCAACGCCGCCGCCTCGCACTGGTGTTGACGCTGGCCTGGCGTCCGTGCGGACTGATTATGGACGAGCCCACCAACCACCTCGACCAACCCGCGTGCGAATATCTGGCGTCCGTGATAAGCGACTGGCCGGGCCCCGTGCTGTTTGCCAGCCACGATCGTGCTTTCATCGGACAAGCCGCTACCGCGATCGTGGATCTGGACCAGGTCGCCGTGGGGCGGGGCGCACACCGGCTGCCCGACGAGCTGCGCCCGGGCCGGCCCGCCGGGGACGGCGGCATCTGGTACGGCGGAACGATAGAGCAGTACCTGCAGGACAAGCGGGCGAAACGAGCCGCTTGGCAGGTGCGCTACGAAGAGGAACAGGCCGAGCTGGGGCGGCTGCGTAGGGCGTCGGGGACTGCGGCGCGGCGGGTCTCGCACCGGCGTGCCGCTACCGACAACGACAAATTCGTTACCAAGTATCGGGCGGCTCGCACCGAAGCCGAGGTGTCTAAGCGGGTGAGGTCCGTTGAATCGAAACTGGTCGCGCTGGAGGCGGCCCAAGTGCCGCGACCGCCTTCGCAACTCAGATTGCAGTTGGAACCCGCGGGTGACGGGTTCGGCGGTGACCGAGTGCGCCGTGGGCGCGTGTCGGAGTCAGGGGCTGGGGGTGGTGGCCTCGATGCCTCCGCTGCGCGGGCCGCTCGACCGGCGGAAGCGCGGGCCGCGCGACAGCCCGCGGGTGCACAATCGCGCACACTGCTGTGGGCCGACGACCTGCTGATCCCCGGAATCGCCGCGCCCAGATTGGATCTGCGGGCCTCCACCGGGGACCGCGTAGCGGTCATGGCGGGCACGCGTTTGCTCATCACGGGCGCGAATGGGACCGGAAAGTCGACGCTGCTGCATGCGCTTGCGGGCGATGAGCTGCCGCCTGGCAGCACCGGGGTGGTGGGGCGCGCGGAGCGCGTGCGCGTCGGGCTACTGGAACAAGAAACACCCCTTGGAGCAGAGTCGCGAAGCGCGCGCGTCCTGGTGGAGCTGGCGGCGGGGGAGGGGGCCTCGTCGGCGCAAAACCTGGGCGCACTGATTGCGCCACGCGATGCGGATAGGCCCGTGCGGGAACTGTCGATCGGGCAGCAGCGACGCGTGCTTTTGGCCATGGTGATCAGCCAAAACCCAGACGTATTGCTGCTTGACGAACCGACGAACCATCTGTCGATTCCGCTGATCGATGACCTGGTGATCGCGTTCCAGGACTGGCCGGGCGCGCTGGTCGTAGCGTCGCACGACCCGTGGTTGCAAAGCGCGTGGACGGGGCAGCGAATCAACCTCGACTGGCCCCCGCAAAACGGCTGA
- a CDS encoding histidine phosphatase family protein, with protein MSSLAAQAWQEQGAAKIILVRHGRTHYNAEGRLQGQVDIELDEAGLEQAAVGMAALAQQYRADRFVTSDLTRARQTAAAYTAATGIEPIVDERLRERGFGSWEGKSGTELAEEFPEEFARWRAGMDSPIIGAEPRDDAAARIAEALRDHAAQTVDGGVLVVVSHGAAISAGITNMLGLQASAWRGLTGMNNVHWARLERSRPEAMPDWRLTAFNVH; from the coding sequence GTGAGCAGCCTGGCCGCGCAAGCGTGGCAGGAGCAGGGCGCCGCGAAGATCATCCTTGTGCGGCACGGCCGCACCCACTACAACGCGGAGGGTCGCCTGCAAGGGCAGGTGGACATCGAACTCGATGAGGCCGGTCTTGAGCAAGCGGCCGTGGGCATGGCGGCCCTGGCGCAGCAGTACCGCGCCGATAGGTTTGTGACCTCGGACCTGACGCGTGCGCGCCAGACCGCCGCCGCGTACACCGCGGCGACAGGCATTGAGCCGATCGTGGACGAACGGTTGCGTGAACGCGGGTTCGGCAGTTGGGAAGGCAAGTCCGGCACCGAACTCGCCGAGGAATTCCCCGAAGAGTTTGCCCGCTGGCGGGCCGGAATGGATTCGCCGATCATCGGCGCCGAACCGCGCGACGATGCCGCCGCGCGCATCGCCGAGGCCCTGCGGGATCACGCTGCGCAAACCGTCGATGGTGGCGTGCTCGTCGTTGTTTCGCACGGCGCCGCCATTTCCGCCGGGATCACCAACATGCTCGGCCTGCAGGCGTCAGCTTGGCGCGGGCTCACCGGCATGAACAACGTGCACTGGGCCCGTTTGGAAAGGTCGCGCCCGGAAGCGATGCCCGACTGGCGCCTCACCGCCTTCAACGTTCACTGA
- the rsfS gene encoding ribosome silencing factor, whose product MTATDRAIELTIAAARAASEKKAQQVIALDVSEVLVLTDVFVIASGRNQRQVKAIVDAVEEALHKLGAKPIRREGLAEAHWVLLDFGDIVVHVQQEADREFYALERLWKDCPEVELPEDARGGDGDTSEYDDYDQFGFYAGTYQAGGEEPGAAE is encoded by the coding sequence GTGACTGCGACCGATCGCGCCATTGAACTGACCATTGCCGCCGCGCGTGCGGCATCCGAGAAGAAGGCACAGCAGGTCATCGCCCTGGACGTGTCTGAAGTCTTGGTGCTGACTGACGTGTTCGTGATCGCATCGGGGCGCAACCAGCGCCAGGTGAAGGCGATCGTCGATGCCGTAGAAGAGGCGTTGCACAAGCTCGGGGCGAAACCCATCCGCCGCGAGGGACTGGCGGAGGCACACTGGGTGCTGCTGGACTTCGGCGACATTGTGGTGCACGTCCAGCAGGAGGCGGACCGCGAGTTTTATGCTCTCGAACGCCTGTGGAAAGACTGCCCCGAGGTGGAATTACCCGAGGACGCGCGCGGCGGTGACGGGGATACTTCTGAGTACGACGACTACGACCAATTCGGCTTCTACGCCGGCACGTACCAGGCAGGCGGCGAGGAACCCGGAGCTGCCGAGTGA
- the nadD gene encoding nicotinate-nucleotide adenylyltransferase — MPQPRIGVMGGTFDPIHHGHLVAASEVASQFDLDQVLFVPTGRPGFKQDRAVTEAEHRYLMTVIATASNPRFMVSRVDIERPGLTYTIDTLRDLAVALPDADLYFITGADALMQITTWRNVDELWSLARFVGVTRPGHELSLEGLPADRVSMVEVPAMAISSTQIRARAHSGLPVWYLVPDGVVQYIGKHGLYRGISD, encoded by the coding sequence GTGCCGCAACCGCGTATTGGGGTCATGGGTGGCACCTTCGACCCCATCCACCACGGTCACCTGGTCGCGGCGAGCGAGGTCGCCTCGCAGTTCGATCTCGATCAGGTTCTGTTTGTGCCGACGGGCAGGCCGGGGTTCAAACAGGACCGGGCGGTCACCGAGGCGGAACACCGTTACCTGATGACGGTGATCGCGACGGCGTCGAATCCGCGTTTCATGGTGAGTCGCGTTGACATCGAACGTCCAGGTTTGACGTACACCATAGATACGTTGCGGGATTTGGCCGTGGCTCTGCCCGACGCTGATCTGTACTTCATAACGGGCGCGGATGCGTTGATGCAGATCACCACCTGGCGCAACGTCGATGAATTGTGGTCGCTGGCGCGCTTTGTGGGTGTCACGCGGCCGGGGCATGAACTGAGTCTGGAGGGTCTGCCGGCGGATCGGGTTTCGATGGTCGAGGTTCCCGCCATGGCAATTTCGTCCACGCAGATCCGGGCGCGGGCGCATTCAGGTTTGCCCGTTTGGTATCTGGTGCCCGACGGGGTCGTTCAGTACATTGGCAAGCACGGGCTGTATCGGGGGATCAGTGACTAG
- a CDS encoding glutamate-5-semialdehyde dehydrogenase, with amino-acid sequence MSLTNECEFPVPGQANDLVAAALEQTNESDVTAAVHDIARRSKVAGRVLATATRGTKDAALAILADALVAHGGRILAANAVDIDRERAGGMSESTLDRLALTTQRIEAIADALRQVAALPDPVGEVIRGSRLPNGLTLRQVRVPMGVVGMIYEARPNVTVDAAGLALKSGNSVILRGGSAAAESNKVIVNVLRDALVEAGLPADLVQSVDEYGRPGAVALMGARGLVDLLVPRGGAGLIQTVVREAKVPVIETGVGNCHVYVDSAANLDWAHDIVLNAKVQRPSVCNAAETLLVHRDVAAQFLPRVFETLREEKVTIHGDAGAKAAIPAGLSFESATDEDWAKEYHGLDLAVRIVDSIDQAIDHIRAWTSGHTEAIVTNDVNAADKFVAELDSACVIVNASTRFTDGGEFGLGAEIGISTQKLHARGPMGLGELTTSKWVVFGQGQIRQ; translated from the coding sequence ATGAGCCTGACGAACGAATGCGAGTTTCCCGTGCCCGGACAAGCCAACGACCTGGTGGCCGCTGCGTTGGAACAGACCAACGAATCTGACGTGACGGCGGCCGTGCACGATATTGCGCGGCGTTCCAAGGTCGCGGGCCGGGTGCTGGCCACGGCGACCCGTGGAACCAAGGACGCCGCATTGGCGATCTTGGCGGATGCTCTGGTCGCGCACGGCGGCAGGATATTGGCTGCGAACGCCGTTGACATCGACCGCGAACGCGCGGGCGGCATGAGCGAGTCGACGCTTGATCGGTTGGCGCTGACGACGCAGCGGATCGAGGCGATTGCGGATGCGCTGCGGCAGGTCGCCGCGCTGCCGGATCCTGTTGGTGAGGTGATCCGGGGCTCCCGCCTGCCCAACGGCCTGACGCTACGCCAGGTGCGCGTTCCCATGGGCGTGGTCGGGATGATCTATGAGGCCCGCCCAAACGTGACCGTCGATGCGGCGGGTCTGGCCCTGAAGTCCGGAAACTCCGTGATCCTGCGCGGTGGTTCGGCGGCCGCCGAATCGAACAAGGTCATTGTGAACGTTCTGCGAGATGCGCTCGTGGAGGCGGGCCTGCCCGCTGACCTCGTGCAGAGCGTCGACGAATACGGGCGACCCGGGGCCGTGGCTCTGATGGGGGCGCGCGGGCTGGTAGACCTTTTGGTGCCGCGCGGCGGCGCAGGCCTGATCCAGACCGTGGTGCGTGAGGCCAAGGTGCCAGTGATCGAAACCGGTGTTGGAAACTGCCACGTCTACGTTGACTCCGCCGCGAACCTCGATTGGGCGCATGACATTGTGCTCAACGCGAAGGTGCAGCGCCCCTCCGTGTGCAACGCGGCCGAAACCCTGCTGGTGCACCGCGATGTCGCCGCACAATTCCTGCCACGAGTCTTCGAGACGTTGCGGGAAGAAAAGGTGACCATTCACGGGGATGCGGGCGCGAAGGCGGCAATCCCCGCGGGGCTGTCCTTCGAATCCGCGACGGATGAGGACTGGGCCAAGGAATACCACGGATTGGATTTGGCGGTTCGCATTGTTGACTCGATCGACCAGGCCATCGATCACATCCGTGCGTGGACGTCGGGGCACACCGAGGCGATCGTCACCAACGACGTCAATGCGGCTGACAAGTTCGTGGCCGAACTCGATTCGGCGTGCGTTATTGTGAACGCTTCCACGCGGTTCACGGACGGTGGCGAATTTGGTTTGGGGGCGGAAATCGGGATATCCACCCAGAAGCTGCACGCTCGCGGGCCGATGGGATTGGGAGAATTGACCACGTCGAAGTGGGTTGTCTTTGGGCAGGGGCAAATACGACAATAG